The proteins below come from a single Polymorphobacter fuscus genomic window:
- a CDS encoding sensor histidine kinase, with translation MLGLAALFAVAIATAFLARSLPSYGLDVRSAADGPIFTAPADASRTASLQLLRITSPATGTSLAPSGADDAVRRGERLITPQAMANQDLLAAMAASGDLSFQLRGHDGRTVEWQRARRPTTLGWPFWIAASAGVAGALSALWILVLRPRDASARAIAATGLALCIAALPFAVLQNGELIVGGILWRRLVTTNWFGAQLFGSALICYFALFPRPLGTPGLRRLGLAVLALVALALVPLAQGGHLAYDDIAVLVSTDFLIIVALVVVQWRASRGDPLGRAALRLVGSATVITLALFLLVTYLTPLLGAPPEWADPLAFVLMLPPFIAIAIGVTRGWIFDLDRWAWRLIASALSLLLIVAVDVTLLVATQLAPGTATTVAIVVGGALWIVSRHSLLERLFSRSRRDGARLLSQSGEIALAVTEAERFQRWSQALEDCFRPLSITPADHVGPARLEDAGVAILVGAPPFGPSLRLYAANKGRGLFNGRDTSLVDSLLLLCEQTDAARQAYDRGMYEERERIARDLHDDVGGRLVTSLHRDSLDDTRGDVRDAIREMRQLLTGLRGGRRHVSDLVALCRVDAGDRLDAAGIRLAWPIMPAATDHHVRYSVFRAVEATLREAVTNIIRHARAQSVAVDIRVAISQGRPALFVDLKDDGCGLSANHAEGRGLFNMRRRIAEIGGSFAMRTGDGTQITLRVPLDLHSPKQGGGGVRTRW, from the coding sequence GTGCTGGGCCTTGCCGCCCTGTTCGCCGTGGCGATCGCGACCGCGTTTCTGGCCCGGTCGTTGCCGAGCTACGGCCTTGATGTCCGGTCCGCCGCCGACGGGCCCATTTTCACCGCTCCCGCCGACGCCTCGCGCACGGCGTCGTTGCAACTGCTCCGCATCACCAGCCCGGCAACGGGAACCAGCCTCGCGCCATCGGGTGCCGACGACGCCGTTCGGCGCGGGGAGCGCCTGATCACGCCACAGGCGATGGCCAACCAGGACCTGCTTGCCGCCATGGCCGCGTCCGGTGACCTGTCGTTCCAGCTTCGTGGGCACGACGGCCGGACGGTGGAATGGCAGCGCGCGCGGCGGCCGACCACGCTCGGCTGGCCTTTCTGGATTGCGGCATCCGCAGGGGTCGCCGGGGCGCTGTCGGCGCTCTGGATCCTGGTGCTGCGACCCCGTGATGCGTCGGCGCGTGCCATCGCCGCCACCGGGCTGGCGCTCTGCATCGCCGCGCTGCCCTTTGCCGTGCTGCAAAATGGCGAACTGATCGTCGGCGGCATCCTGTGGCGCCGGCTGGTGACGACCAACTGGTTCGGCGCCCAGCTCTTCGGGTCGGCGCTGATCTGCTATTTCGCCCTGTTCCCCCGGCCGCTCGGCACGCCCGGGCTGCGCCGTCTGGGGCTGGCGGTGCTGGCACTCGTCGCGCTTGCCCTTGTTCCGCTCGCGCAGGGCGGCCACCTGGCGTACGACGATATCGCGGTGTTGGTCAGCACCGATTTCCTGATCATCGTTGCGCTGGTCGTGGTGCAATGGCGTGCGTCCCGTGGCGATCCGCTGGGCCGCGCGGCGCTGCGGCTGGTCGGCAGCGCCACCGTCATCACCCTGGCGCTGTTCCTGCTGGTCACCTATCTGACGCCGCTGCTGGGTGCGCCGCCCGAATGGGCCGATCCGCTGGCGTTCGTCCTCATGCTGCCGCCGTTCATCGCCATCGCCATCGGGGTGACGCGCGGCTGGATCTTCGATCTCGATCGTTGGGCGTGGCGGCTGATCGCGTCGGCATTGTCGCTGCTGCTGATCGTGGCGGTCGATGTGACCCTGCTCGTCGCGACCCAACTGGCGCCAGGCACGGCGACCACCGTCGCCATTGTCGTCGGTGGCGCGTTGTGGATCGTGTCGCGCCACAGTCTGCTCGAACGACTGTTCAGCCGGTCGCGTCGGGACGGCGCGCGGTTGCTGTCGCAAAGCGGCGAGATTGCGCTGGCGGTGACCGAAGCCGAGCGGTTCCAGCGGTGGAGCCAGGCGCTCGAAGACTGCTTTCGCCCGCTGTCGATCACGCCCGCCGACCATGTCGGTCCGGCGCGGCTGGAGGATGCCGGGGTGGCGATCCTTGTCGGCGCGCCACCCTTCGGGCCGTCGCTTCGCCTTTACGCCGCCAACAAGGGCCGGGGCTTGTTCAACGGGCGCGATACGAGCCTTGTCGATTCGCTCTTGCTGTTGTGCGAACAGACCGACGCGGCGCGGCAGGCTTATGATCGCGGCATGTACGAGGAGCGCGAGCGGATCGCCCGGGATCTTCACGACGATGTCGGGGGCCGGCTGGTGACGAGCCTGCACCGCGACAGCCTCGACGACACGCGAGGCGATGTGCGCGACGCCATTCGCGAAATGCGGCAGTTGTTGACCGGGTTGCGCGGCGGTCGGCGCCATGTGTCGGACCTGGTGGCGCTTTGCCGGGTCGATGCAGGCGACCGGCTCGACGCCGCGGGCATCCGGCTCGCCTGGCCGATCATGCCGGCCGCCACCGATCACCATGTCCGCTACTCGGTCTTTCGCGCCGTCGAGGCGACGCTGCGCGAGGCGGTCACCAACATCATCCGCCATGCGCGGGCGCAATCGGTGGCGGTCGATATTCGCGTGGCGATCTCGCAGGGGCGCCCGGCGCTGTTTGTCGACCTCAAGGACGATGGTTGCGGCCTGTCCGCCAACCATGCCGAGGGCCGCGGTCTGTTCAACATGCGCAGGCGCATTGCGGAGATCGGCGGCAGCTTCGCGATGCGGACGGGCGATGGCACGCAGATCACGCTGCGCGTCCCTCTCGACCTGCATTCCCCCAAACAGGGGGGCGGCGGGGTGCGAACACGATGGTAG